The following nucleotide sequence is from Mesorhizobium sp. J8.
GAATTCGAGCTCTGGCGCCATCACCGCGCGCCAGCCGCGCTGCTCGTAAAGGCCGAGCACCGATTTCAGCACATGGCGTGGCGAGGCCATCCAGGGCCGGTCGTCCATGTGGAAGGTATCGGCGAAAACATAGGCTTTGCCGGCGCTGCCGGGCGCAAGGCACAGGCTCGAAACGTCCGGCACCATGCACATGTCCGGATCCTGGTAGGCAAAGCCTTCGTCGATCGAGCCGGAATAGCGGCCGTCGATCGCCACCAGGAAGGCGCTGCTCGGCAGATAGAGCGCGCGGTCGTCGAGCGACTTCAGGAACTTGGCGACCGGCAAGGTCTTGCCGCGCAGCACGCCGTTGACGTCCGGCACGAAGCATTCGACCTCGTTGATCGCATGCGTCTTCAACCAGCTTTGCGTGTCCGCGCCGGGAAATGAGGTGTTCAGATTGTCAGGCATTGGTCATGTCCGTACGAAGGAGAGATCGCTTCGGCGGGCATGTCCGTTCCGGTAGGGCGTTATCTAAGCTGCGTTATCCGAGGACGGACGCCCGCCTGATGACCGGCCGAAGGGCCGGGTGCGGAGCGCCTTGCACCCCTTCGGTCCAGCCGTCGCGAACGACATGCGAGCCGACCTTCGTCTCCTCCGCGCGCTGCAGGTTCTCGTGGCGGCAGCAGCGCATGATCAGCGAAGCCCGACGTGCGCAAACGAAATACCGGAGGCAACCAAATGCCTGGCGCGGTATTGCTGTTTTGCAGCTTGCATGATGGGTCTCGCTAGAGCAATTCCAGGAAAAATGTGAGCAGTTTTCCGTCCGGAATTGCGTGAAAACAAAGTGTGGAACCGATGATTTGAACCATCATCGCTGCCGGCGCAAGCCCGCTTTGCTGGACCAGATCAGCCAATGCTCTCGCCGCCGTCGACGACCAGCGCCTGTCCCGTCATGAAGGACGAGCGATCGGAGACGAGGAACAGGATGGCTTCGGCAATCTCCTCTGGGTTCGCCCAACGCCCCATCGGGATCTTTGTGCGGACATAATTCTCGATCGCATCGCGTCCGCCCATTTGCGCGATGAACGGCGCGTTGAAGGGCGTGTCGACCCAGCCCGGGCAGAGCGCGTTGATGCGCACATTGTGCTTGGCGTAGTCGAGCGACATCTGCCTGGTCATCGCCACCACCGCATGTTTGGAGGTGGCATAGGCGATCATCTCGCGATCGTAGAATACGCCGGAATTGGAGGCCGTGTTGAGGATGACGCCGCCGCCCTGCGCGATCATCGCCGGCATGACCGTCTTGGCCGCCAGAAACTGCGCCCGCACATTGATGCGCCAGGAGGCGTCCATCCCATCGGTGCCGACTTCGGTCAGCGTGCCTCCGACCTGAATACCGGCATGGCTGTGCAGGATGTCGATCCGGCCGTGCCGGTCGAGCGTTCCCTCGATGAGGCCCTCGACGGCCCTGTCGTCGCCGACATCGGTGGCGACGGCCTCGGCGCGGCCGCCGGCGTCGCGGATGTCTGAAGCAGTGGCCTCGCCCGCCACCGGGTCGCGGTCGGCGATCACCACGAACGCTCCTTCCCGCGCCATGATCATCGCGCCGGCGCGTCCGATGCCCGACCCGGCGCCAGTCACCACGGCGATACGGTCTTTCAAGATCATGGCTGTGTCTCTCAAGGCGATGGCTTCCGTCGGCCGAGCTGCCATTGCGCCAGCAGCACGAGCAGGACCGACGCGCAGAGCACGATCGTCGCAATGGCGTTGATCTCCGGCGTCACGCCGCGGCGGATCGAGGCGAAGACATAGATCGGCAGCGTCGTCTGCGCGCCGGCGACGAAGAAGGCGATGATGAAATCGTCGAAGGAGAAGGTGAAGGCGAGCAGGAAGCCGGCAATCACCGCCGGCATGATCTGCGGCAGCACTATCGAGCGGAATGTCGTCAGCGGCGTGGCGTAGAGATCGCTCGATGCCTCGACCAGATTGCGGTCGAGGCTCGCAAGCCGCGTGCCGACGATCATCGTCACCAGCGCCATTGAAAACAAGCCGTGCGCGGCGATGATCGAGCCGTAGCCCAGCGCAAGCTTCGGCGGCTGGTCGGTCGGCCACAGCGAGGCGAGGAACGGATTGACGACGGCGAAGAGCTGCACCAGCGCGACCAGCGTGGAGATGCCGATGACCACGCCCGGAACGACGATCGCGGCGCCTAGCAATGCATCGAAGAGCGCCCGCGTCCGTGCGCCGACCCGCTGCAGCCCGAGCGCCGCGGCGGTACCGCAGAAAGCCGCGAGCAGCGCGCTGGTGGTGGCGATGAAGAGGCTGTTCTTCAGCGCCTCGACCAGGAAGGGATTGGACAGCGCCTTGCCGTACCATTGCACGGAAAAGCCGGTGAACTCGCTGGCATGATGGCCGGCATTGAAGGAGAACAGCACGACCAGCACGATCGGCAGGTAGAGGAAGGCAAAGACGGCGACGACGAAGACGCGCATCAGATCAGGTCCACCCGGCGTGCGCCCGACAACCGGGTCGAGATGCGGTTGGCGACGATCAGCACCACGACCGAGACCAGCACCAGCGTGATGGCGATGGCCGATCCGAACGGCCAGTTGCGCGATTGCAGGAAGAGATCGACCAGCGCGTTGCCGATGAAGAACACCTTGCCGCCGCCGAGCAGCGTCGGGATCAGATATTCGCCAAGCAGCAGGATCATCACCAGCGAGAAGCCGGTCATGACGCCCGGCAGCGACAGCCGCAGCGTCACGCCGAGAAAGGTCGACAGCGGTGTCGCGCCGAGGTCAGCGGAGGCTTCCAGCAGGCGGCGGTCGAGCCGCTCCAGGCTGACATAGATCGGCAGGATCATCAGCGGCAGGTAGCCGTAGACGATGCCGAGCAGCACCGCGCCTGGCGTGTTGATCAGCCTCAGATCCTCGATGCCGACATAGGCGAGCAAAGCCGGAATGCCGCGCCCGCCGAGGATGTACATCCAGGCATAAGTACGCATCAGCAGGCTGGTCCAGAACGGAATGACGATCATCGCGAGCAGGATCAGCCGCCAGCGATGCGGCGCGCGCAGCGCCAGGTAGTAGGCGACGGGATAGGCGACGAGCAGGCAGGCCAGCGCGCCGATCGGCGCCAGCACCATCGTGTTCCAGAAGGCGGTCGCCCGCGCGGGCAGGTTGGCATATTGCGCGAAGGTCAGCGCTGCCTGGTAGCCGCCTTCGGGCGCTCGCTCGCCGACGCTGAAGATGGCGATGGCGACGAAGGGCAGCACCAGGAAGATCACCAGCCACAGCGCCGCCGGAGCAAGCAGCAGCGCCGTCACGAGATTTTTGCGGAAGAGACTGCGGCGCATCGGGAAAGCCGGTTGGGAGCCGGCGGACTTTCGTCCGCCGGTCGCATTGTCAGGATCGGGTTTGTGACCGGTCTTGCTCAAGCCGACTTGAAGCGCGCCATCAGCTCGGCGCGGCCCGGATCGGTCAGCGTCGCGGCGGCGCCGAACTCGAGCGGCTTCAACAGGTCGGCCGCAGGATAGAGGATCGGATTGTCGAGCACTTCCTTGGGCAGCAACGCGTTGACCCGTGCATCCGTGCAGGGCGCGCCATTGGCAAGATGCTCCTTCACCGCAACCTTCGGGTTCATCAGATAGTTGAGCAGCGCGTAACCGGCCGGCTTGTTCGGCGCGTCCTTCGGAATGGCGTAGAAATCGGTCCAGATCTCGCCGCCTTCTTTGCCGAGCACGTAGGCGATCTCGGGGATGTCGCGATGGAGCTGCGCGCCGTCATTGGTCCAGCACATCGTCATCCAGGCATCGCCGGCGCGCATCCCCGGCTGGTAGTCGCTCGACACCGCGAACAGATGCGGCTTCACCTTGAGCAGCAGTTCCTCGGCCTTGGCGAGCTCATCCTGCTTCAGCGAATTGAACGAGTAGCCGTAATATTTCAGCGCATTGCCGATGGTGGTCAGCTGATAGTCATGCACCATTGTGCGGCCGTCGGCTTCCGCCATGGCGGTATCCCAGAACTCCTTCCAGCTCGTCATCGGCTTGGCGAGCTTCTTGGTATTGACGGCAAAGCCGGTCGTGCCCCAGTTCTTCGGCACGGCATAGATCGTCCCGTCGATCGTGCCTTCGGCGGTGAAGCGCGCATCTTCCGACTTGCCGTCGAAATTCGGCAGCTTCGCCATGTCCAGCGGCTCGATGATGCCGAGCTTCTTGTAGGTCGAGATCGTGTAATTGGTCGGCACGAACAGGCTCCAGCCCGAGCCGCCGGCCTGCAGCTTGGCCAGCATCTCCTCGTTCGAGCCGAAGACGTTGACCTCCACGGCAACGCCCGTCTCGGCCTTGAAATTCTCGAAGGTCTGCGGGTCGTGGTAATTCGGCCAGGTGGCGATCGACATGCGGTCGCCGAGGTTTTCGGCGGCAAAGGCCGGCGTCGGCATGATGCCGAGCTCGCGCGCCATCACCGCGGTGGCGACACCGAGGCCGGTGAGGCCGAGGAAGTCGCGCCGGCTGATCGAGCCGCGCTTCAGGCGCATCAACTGATCGACGAATTTATCGGGGCTTATCGGCAGTCCGTCACGATAGGATTTCGGCATTTTGGTCTTCCCTCTGGTTGGTCCCGTTATTGTTGGCGTGCGGAAACGCCAGCGGCGCTCCGGCGGCAAAGCCGATGGCGACGGGTTCGCCCGGCTTGAACAGATTGCCCTGGCCGGTCACGTGATCGGCCTTGGCGAGCAGCGATCCGATACCCTGGACCTCGATCGCGTACTCCGCCGTCGAGCCCAGGAAGATGCGGTTGCGGATGATGCCTTGCAGGGCGCCTTCGCTTGGCGAGAGGCTAAGCGATTCCGGCCGCAGGCTGACCGATACCGCCTCGCCCCGGCTGAGCGGCACCCGCTTGCGCGCCGCAATCACCGTGCCGTCGGCGAGCGCGATGTCGACGAGGTCGCCGGAAAGCCCGGCCACCTTGCCGCTCAAGAGATTGGTCTTGCCGACGAAATCGGCGACGAACAGGTCGGCCGGCTCGTCATAGATCTCGCTCGGCTGCCCGAGCTGAACGACGCGGCCGCCATTCATGACGCAGACGAAGTCGCTCATCGACAGCGCTTCCTCCTGGTCGTGCGTCACCAGCACGAAGGTAATGCCGATCTCGCGCTGCAGGTTCTGCAGCTCGATCTGCATGTCGGTGCGCAGCTTCTTGTCGAGCGCCGCCAGCGGCTCGTCGAGCAGCAGCACCGCCGGCTTGTTGACCAGCGCGCGGGCGAGCGCGACGCGCTGCTGCTGGCCGCCGGACAGCTCGTGGATCTTGCGGCGGCCATAACCGGTGAGTTGCACCATTGAAAGCGCCTCGCCCGCCCTCTGGCTGATCTCGCGCGACGACAGCCTGGGCCGCGCCTGGCGCAGCCCGTAGGAGATGTTCTCCTCGACATCGAGATGCGGGAACAGCGCATATTGCTGGAACACCATATTGACCGGGCGCCGGTAGGGCGGCGTTCCGGCCATGTCACGGCCGCGGATCAGCACCTGACCCTCGCTCGGCTGCTCGAAGCCACCGATCATGCGCAGGCACGTCGTCTTGCCGCAGCCGGAAGGACCGAGCAGCGCGACGAAGGCGGAGGGCGGGATGGCAAGGTCGATGCCGCTCACCGCGGTGACCGCGCCATAGCGCTTGGTGACCGCGCGAAATTCGATATCGGGCACTGCAGTCAAGCCACGGGCTCCAGCGACAGCATGAGGCAATGTCATGACGCTAGCAGAGCCAATGGCGCCTAGTATATACCTCGCAGGTGGTATATTTAGCCGATTTTATCGTTTAGAGGGGTATGGATTGGCCGCCTCCCGCAGTGACGACTACAATGCCTTGGCTGCGGTGATAGCCGCCGCGCGCGAGACCGGCGGCGACAATTTCGGCAAGGCGATCGTCGGCTGGCTGCGCGGCCATGTCCGCTTCGACCATTGCGTCATCTTCGGCTATCGCGGCGCCGCGCGGCCGCCGCTCCTGTTCGAGACCTTCTCGCCGGCGGAGAGCCACATCTTCGTCGCGCTCTATCAGGAAGGGCCCTATCTGCTCGACCCCTTCCATCACGCCGCGGTCGAGCGCAAGGAGGGTTTCTGGCGCATGCGCGAGCTGGCGCCGGACCGCTTCTATGCCAGCGAATATTATCGCTCCTATTACAGCCAGACCCGGCTTGCCGAGGAGGTCGGCTTCTTCGTGCCGCTGGTCGGCAAGGACGCGCTGGTGCTGTCGCTGATGCGGCTGCGCGCCACCGGTCCGTTCGGAACCGCCGACGCCAGGCTGCTGCGCGACATGGCACCGGCGGTGATCGGCTTCTGCAAGCAGCGCTGGCCGGCTTTGCCCACCGACGAGGTTGCGGCCCAGCCATCCGGCGATGCCATCGCGATGACCAACGAACACGACCGGGCGCATATCTGGAAGAGCCTGTCCTTGACCTCGCGCGAAAAGCAGGTCGTCGACCTGGTGCTTCAAGGGCACTCCACAGAATCGATCGCCAGGGCGCTGCGCATCGTGCCGGGAACCGTCAAGGTCCACCGCCGCAACATCTACCGCAAGCTGAAGATCAAGTCGCAGGCCGGTCTCTTCGCCCGCTTCGTCGAGATCATCGACGCGCGGATCGGATAGCAACCCCGGCCGCCTTGCGGCAGCTCGCGATGAACGTCTATCGTGCGGCCGAAACGGCCGGCCGGCTATCCCGGCGTCGGATCGAGTGACGAAACAGATTTCAGGACGGATCAGGCAGCGCAGAGCCAATGGCCGACAAAACACGATTCGGACTGACCGCCCTCGATACAGTGCCCCTGCATGAAAAAGTCTATCTGGAACTCGTGCGGGCGCTGATGTCAGGCCAGCTCCAGCCCGGCCAGAAGCTGACCTCGCGCAAGCTCGCCAAGGAACTCGGCACCAGCGACATGCCGGTTCGCAGCGCCTTCATGCGGCTGCAGGCGCTGCGGGCGTTGAGCCCGATGCCGAACGGCAGCGTCGAGGTGCCGCTGCTTTCGGCCGACCGCTTCCAGCAGCTGACCGCCGTGCGCACGGTCCTGGAAGGCACGGCCGCCGAGCTCGCGACAAAGCGCATCAACGGCAACAACCTGCGCGCGATCCGCCGTCTCTGCGCCGAGCTCACCCAGGCCG
It contains:
- a CDS encoding SDR family NAD(P)-dependent oxidoreductase, whose product is MILKDRIAVVTGAGSGIGRAGAMIMAREGAFVVIADRDPVAGEATASDIRDAGGRAEAVATDVGDDRAVEGLIEGTLDRHGRIDILHSHAGIQVGGTLTEVGTDGMDASWRINVRAQFLAAKTVMPAMIAQGGGVILNTASNSGVFYDREMIAYATSKHAVVAMTRQMSLDYAKHNVRINALCPGWVDTPFNAPFIAQMGGRDAIENYVRTKIPMGRWANPEEIAEAILFLVSDRSSFMTGQALVVDGGESIG
- a CDS encoding ABC transporter permease, yielding MRVFVVAVFAFLYLPIVLVVLFSFNAGHHASEFTGFSVQWYGKALSNPFLVEALKNSLFIATTSALLAAFCGTAAALGLQRVGARTRALFDALLGAAIVVPGVVIGISTLVALVQLFAVVNPFLASLWPTDQPPKLALGYGSIIAAHGLFSMALVTMIVGTRLASLDRNLVEASSDLYATPLTTFRSIVLPQIMPAVIAGFLLAFTFSFDDFIIAFFVAGAQTTLPIYVFASIRRGVTPEINAIATIVLCASVLLVLLAQWQLGRRKPSP
- a CDS encoding ABC transporter permease gives rise to the protein MRRSLFRKNLVTALLLAPAALWLVIFLVLPFVAIAIFSVGERAPEGGYQAALTFAQYANLPARATAFWNTMVLAPIGALACLLVAYPVAYYLALRAPHRWRLILLAMIVIPFWTSLLMRTYAWMYILGGRGIPALLAYVGIEDLRLINTPGAVLLGIVYGYLPLMILPIYVSLERLDRRLLEASADLGATPLSTFLGVTLRLSLPGVMTGFSLVMILLLGEYLIPTLLGGGKVFFIGNALVDLFLQSRNWPFGSAIAITLVLVSVVVLIVANRISTRLSGARRVDLI
- a CDS encoding ABC transporter substrate-binding protein, whose protein sequence is MPKSYRDGLPISPDKFVDQLMRLKRGSISRRDFLGLTGLGVATAVMARELGIMPTPAFAAENLGDRMSIATWPNYHDPQTFENFKAETGVAVEVNVFGSNEEMLAKLQAGGSGWSLFVPTNYTISTYKKLGIIEPLDMAKLPNFDGKSEDARFTAEGTIDGTIYAVPKNWGTTGFAVNTKKLAKPMTSWKEFWDTAMAEADGRTMVHDYQLTTIGNALKYYGYSFNSLKQDELAKAEELLLKVKPHLFAVSSDYQPGMRAGDAWMTMCWTNDGAQLHRDIPEIAYVLGKEGGEIWTDFYAIPKDAPNKPAGYALLNYLMNPKVAVKEHLANGAPCTDARVNALLPKEVLDNPILYPAADLLKPLEFGAAATLTDPGRAELMARFKSA
- a CDS encoding ABC transporter ATP-binding protein, producing the protein MTAVPDIEFRAVTKRYGAVTAVSGIDLAIPPSAFVALLGPSGCGKTTCLRMIGGFEQPSEGQVLIRGRDMAGTPPYRRPVNMVFQQYALFPHLDVEENISYGLRQARPRLSSREISQRAGEALSMVQLTGYGRRKIHELSGGQQQRVALARALVNKPAVLLLDEPLAALDKKLRTDMQIELQNLQREIGITFVLVTHDQEEALSMSDFVCVMNGGRVVQLGQPSEIYDEPADLFVADFVGKTNLLSGKVAGLSGDLVDIALADGTVIAARKRVPLSRGEAVSVSLRPESLSLSPSEGALQGIIRNRIFLGSTAEYAIEVQGIGSLLAKADHVTGQGNLFKPGEPVAIGFAAGAPLAFPHANNNGTNQREDQNAEILS
- a CDS encoding helix-turn-helix transcriptional regulator, translating into MAASRSDDYNALAAVIAAARETGGDNFGKAIVGWLRGHVRFDHCVIFGYRGAARPPLLFETFSPAESHIFVALYQEGPYLLDPFHHAAVERKEGFWRMRELAPDRFYASEYYRSYYSQTRLAEEVGFFVPLVGKDALVLSLMRLRATGPFGTADARLLRDMAPAVIGFCKQRWPALPTDEVAAQPSGDAIAMTNEHDRAHIWKSLSLTSREKQVVDLVLQGHSTESIARALRIVPGTVKVHRRNIYRKLKIKSQAGLFARFVEIIDARIG
- a CDS encoding GntR family transcriptional regulator, coding for MADKTRFGLTALDTVPLHEKVYLELVRALMSGQLQPGQKLTSRKLAKELGTSDMPVRSAFMRLQALRALSPMPNGSVEVPLLSADRFQQLTAVRTVLEGTAAELATKRINGNNLRAIRRLCAELTQAARSGDIDAYLRKNHDFKFGVYRHCGNEQMIFLIETVWMQVGPFLRNLRIGFEDDLAGILGIDYHEEVVAAIEARDGERARAAIVRDIAEGATHILEQIRFPKQRH